The proteins below come from a single Megalops cyprinoides isolate fMegCyp1 chromosome 5, fMegCyp1.pri, whole genome shotgun sequence genomic window:
- the bxdc2 gene encoding ribosome biogenesis protein BRX1 homolog produces MSALKRKRGGNAGGAKAAKKVKFAENGTQKQKTESDQEQKNEYSVPAPVSMGKWKNKERVLVFSSRGINFRTRHLMQDLRTMMPHTKADTKMDRKDKLFVINEVCEMKNCNKCIFFEAKKKQDLYMWISNVPHGPSAKFLVQNIHTLAELKMTGNCLKGSRPLLSFDPKFEKEPHYALLKELFIQIFSTPQYHPKSQPFVDHVFTFTIADNRIWFRNYQIIEEDASLVEIGPRFVLNLIKIFQGSFGGPTLYENPHFQSPNMHRRMIRLATAAKLREKQMVKELQKMKRIEQKEAVTQDVTDDVFATPAEEKPDEIELEPPAPKFAKKKKNKEFKRQRQLNSKKL; encoded by the exons atgtCGGCGCTCAAGAGAAAACGTGGGGGAAATGCTGGAGGTgccaaagcagcaaaaaaagtgaaattcgCCGAAAATGGAACtcaaaaacagaagacagagtCGGACCAGGAACAGAAGAATGAATATAGTGTTCCAGCTCCAGTTTCAATG GGGAAGTGGAAGAACAAAGAACGGGTTCTCGTGTTCTCTTCGAGAGGTATCAACTTCAGAACGAGGCATTTGATGCAGGACCTTAGAACCATGATGCCACATACAAAAGCAG ATACAAAAATGGATAGAAAAGATAAACTTTTCGTCATAAACGAG gtctgtgaaatgaaaaactgcaaCAAGTGCATATTTTTTGAAGCCAAAAAGAAGCAGGATCTCTACATGTG GATTTCCAATGTTCCCCACGGTCCATCAGCTAAATTTTTGGTTCAGAACA TTCATACTCTGGCCGAACTCAAAATGACTGGAAATTGCCTGAAAGGGTCCAGACCGTTGCTTTCATTTGACCCT AAATTTGAGAAGGAACCCCACTATGCCCTGCTTAAGGAGCTGTTCATCCAG ATATTTTCTACTCCTCAGTATCACCCCAAGAGTCAGCCGTTTGTTGACCATGTCTTCACGTTCACAATAGCAGACAACAGGATTTGGTTCAGGAACTACCAA ATAATTGAAGAAGATGCATCCCTAGTGGAGATTGGGCCCCGCTTTGTCCTCAACCTCATCAAAATATTCCAGGGCAGTTTTGGTGGCCCCACGCTCTACGAGAACCCACATTTCCAGTCTCCCAATATG CACCGGAGAATGATTCGGCTGGCCACAGCTGCCAAGCTGCGGGAGAAACAGATGgtgaaggagctgcagaaaaTGAAGAGGATAGAACAGAAAGAGGCGGTGACCCAAGACGTCACGGATGACGTATTTGCGACACCTGCTGAGGAAAAACCAGACGAAATAGAACTGGAGCCCCCAGCACCCAAATTtgcaaagaagaagaaaaacaaggagtTCAAACGGCAGAGGCAGCTGAATAGCAAGAAACTGTAA
- the rad1 gene encoding cell cycle checkpoint protein RAD1, which produces MPLSTQSQGGDDQYVLVASLDNVRNLSNILKAIAFKDHALFNATRNGLKVTVEDSKCLQANAFIQAEIFQEFTIQEDSVCFQVNLTVLLDCLTIFGGSTVPGVTTALRMCYNGYGYPLTLFLEEGGVVTVCKINTQEPEEPIDFEFCSTNVTNKVILQSDSLKEAFSELDMTSEILQITMSPSQPYFRLSTFGNAGNAHYDYPKDSDMMELFQCTKTQTNRYKMSLLKPSTKALALSCKVSVRTDTRGFLSLQYLVRNDDGQICFVEYYCCPDEEVEEE; this is translated from the exons ATGCCGTTGTCCACTCAGTCTCAGGGGGGAGATGACCAGTACGTGTTAGTGGCAAGCCTGGACAATGTTAGAAACCTGTCCAATATCCTTAAAGCCATCGCTTTCAAAGATCATGCACTGTTTAATGCTACACGGAATGGTTTAAAAGTCACAGTAGAGGACTCAAAATGTCTTCAAGCAAATGCCTTCATCCAG GCAGAAATATTCCAGGAATTCACCATTCAGGAAGATTCAGTGTGTTTCCAAGTCAATCTGACAGTTCTCCTGGACTGTCTCACCATTTTTGGGGGAAGCACTGTGCCAG GAGTGACGACTGCCCTTCGAATGTGCTACAATGGCTATGGTTATCCCCTGACCCTCTTTCTTGAGGAAGGAGGAGTGGTGACTGTGTGCAAGATCAACACACAGGAGCCAGAGGAGCCCATAGACTTTGAATTCTGCAGTACCAATGTCACAAACAAGGTGATCCTGCAGTCTGACAGCCTTAAGGAGGCCTTCTCTGAGCTGGACATGACCAGCGAGATCCTGCAGATCACCATGTCACCCAGCCAGCCCTACTTCAG GCTTTCTACATTTGGAAATGCTGGGAATGCCCACTATGACTATCCCAAGGACTCGGATATGATGGAGCTTTTTCAGTGCACAAAGACTCAGACAAATAG ATATAAGATGTCCCTTCTGAAACCCTCCACTAAAGCGTTGGCTCTGTCCTGCAAGGTATCAGTCAGGACGGACACCCGAGGGTTCTTGTCCCTTCAGTACTTGGTGAGGAATGATGACGGACAGATCTGTTTTGTGGAGTACTACTGCTGCCCTGATGAAGAGGTGGAGGAAGAATAG